The genomic window TAATCCAAAAAATATTTGACCGCTTAGCTTTTCATTTTTATCGAGTAAATATTTACCGTATTTATCTAAAATAAGCAACATGTTGGATAGTGGTTCCATAATCCAGCTGCCTAAAGCAAACAAAAGATAAGCGATAATTAAAGGGATAAGTAAAAAGGTATAACCAGAAACAGAAATTAATTTGGCTGAAAGTTTATAGGCAATGTAAATTCCAATAATAAAAATCCATTGGTTTTTACCCGATTGTTTATTCATCCAAAATGAATAACGCAAATAGAGTTTGTAAACCTTGTTTTTGGATTTTATTGCGGTAACCATTCCCGATCGCGCATAATCTAAATTAGGATTCAGCGATAACGCTTCTTTAAAATGGGTTAAAGCTTTTTTTGTGTCGTTATGTTCAAGATAACTCCAGCCAACGTTAGCGTGTGAGTGCGCGTCTTCTGGGTCATCTTCTAATAGATTTTCAATAGTGGATTTTGCTTCTTCCTTTCTGTTTAATTTAGTTAACGCCGTAGTTCGTGCATTTAAACAGAAATTACTTTTTGGATTAATCCTTAATCCTTCATTAGCAAAATTTAAAGCGGCTTCAAAATTCTTTTTCGTTATTTGAATGTATGCTTTTTGTCCGAAAGCATGTTCATCATGAGGCTCCAATTCTATCGATTTATCAATATTTTCTTCTGCCTCTTTTATTTTATCTTGATGTAAATAAATTTGTGATAATAAAAAATAAACATTAGACCAATTCGGGATTTCTGATCGAAGGTCTAAAGCTAAAATTAAAGCTTTGTCTAAATCTTTGGTTAAAAAAAAAGACTGTGCTAGAAAATATTTAGCATTACTGTTATTAACATCTTCGGTTAGAGCTGTTTGAAAATAGGGGATAGCATCTTGATATCTGCCAATTTCAAAAAGTTGAATACCACGTTCTAGATTTGGGCTATCCATTATTTTTTCATCTTTAAATAGACCAAAATATCATCGTATAAACCAGAATCGTTGGAGTATAAGGCGTAGTTTTTAGCAGAATTAAACCATTCTCGGGTAGATGCTTTCATTTTGCCAAAAGCTTTTAAAATATCTTTAGTTGTTAATGGTTTTGGAATACCATCTTTAAATGATTCTACTAATTTTTGCTCAATAGCAATATCAATACTCGCTTTAATATCAGCTCCAGAAAATTCTTTACTTTTTTTAGCTAAATCTTGTAATTTAATGTTTTCTGTTGGTTTGTCTTTCAACTCAATTTTAAAGATAGATTCTCGTGCAGCTTCGTCTGGTGGTGCTACAAAAATGATTCTATCAAAACGTCCTGGTCTTCTAAATGCAGGATCTATATACCAAGGTGCATTAGTTGCTCCTAAAACAAGAATACCTTCGTTGTCTGAATCAATACCATCAAGTTCCGATAGAAATTGATTGATAACGGTTCTTCCTGCCGTTTTATTAACGTCATTTCTGTTAGCGCCTAAAGCATCGATTTCATCTATAAAAATGACACAAGGCGTATTGGCTCTGGCTGTTTCGAATATTTCGTGTAAGTTCCTTTCAGAGCTACCTAGCCACATATCCAAAATGTCATTAATACCTATATTTATAAAGTTGGCGTTAATTTGGCCAGCTGTGGCTCGTGCAATATGAGTTTTTCCACAACCTGGTGGGCCGTAAAGTAAAATACCTCCACCAATTTTTTTACCATATGCTTTGTATAAATCTTTATGTAAAAGGGGTTTGATTATTTTTAAATCAATTTCCTCCTTTACTTTTTCCATCCCCCCAACATTGTCAAAATTAATATCGGGTTTTTTTAAGAATGAAATACCATCTTCATCGAAAAAATCGTCATCAAAGTCTTGGACAGGAACGCGAAATAAATTTTCGAACTCTTCATTTCTAAACGTTTTATCAATTTCAAGAATACGCTGGTACGTAGCTAGCGCATCTTCCGTTTGGTTTTGATCTATATAACAAAAACATTGAAGTTCTAAGTAATTAGGGGCTTCGTTGTTTTCAATAAGCTCCTCAAGTATAACTTCTGTTAAATTGTATTTTTTCTGTTTATAATAGCATTCTGCTAATAGAAATTTGTGAGCATCTGTTGGTTGTTTATCTAAGATAAATAATAGGTGCTTTTCTGCCTCTTCATAATTTAAGCCATCGGAATATAGTTTTGCTATTTGAAAACGCAATTCAATATTTTCTGGCGAAAATTCTAAGGCTTTAAGTAGACTTTCTAATAGTGTGTTATCCATAAGCGTAAGTCAATAATTAGCTATTGTCTGCTTTTCGTTTTTTCCATTTTGTAAATCCGAAATATCCTGCTAACAGAATTAGGAACGGGATAAAAAATGAAGTCGCCTTTCCGCTACCGCTAACTGTTGTAAAGAAACGCTCCCAGCGTGGGCTAGATCCATCCCAACTCATCCAAATAAATACTGGTTTACCAACAACGTGATCGAAAGGTACAAAGCCCCATCGTCTCGCATCAATAGAGTTATGGCGGTTATCACCCATCATCCAGTAATAATTTTGTTTGAATGTATAGGTTTTAGCGACCTCGCCATTTATTAAAATTTGGTTTCCTTTTACTTTTACATCATTACCTTCATACTCGCTAATAACGCGTTTGTACAGAGGTAAAACATCTAAGTTGATATCGATTGTTTTTCCTTCTTCTGGAATATATAAAGGTCCGAAGAAATCTACATTCCAGTCGTAATTTGGATCTTGAGGGAAAATATTAGCATCTGGAACACCTTTTACGGCTTTATTAGGCGTTATACTAGCAACATTAGGATGATTTTTAAACTGAGATAAAGCTTCATCGGAAATAGCTGAAAAGTAGTATGTGTTCTTATCGTTTATTATTCCAAAACCATCAGTAATATCGTAACGTTCTTTTAAATATGCCGGGTTGAATTGGTTCGTTTTTGGTTGAACCAAATAGCTAAACTGTAAATGTGCGCGATCTGGTAATTCGTTTTTCTTTCCATTAATATAAACATAACCATCGCGAACTTCTAAACTATCTCCAGCAATACCAACACAACGTTTTACTAGGTTAGTTTTTTTGTCGATGGGTTTGTAATAATTTCTATCTGGTGTAAAATCGTTCATATCCAACAGCGTATCTGCGGGTTGATTGAAAACCACAATATCATTTCTCTCTATGTTTTCGAAACCAGGAAAACGTAAGTAGGGAAGTTGTAATTTATTGATTAAAGACGTTTTGCGTTCTTCAAACCTATCGTTAAATAAATATGATTTCTTTTTTAAGCCAGGAATAGTATCATGAACCATAGGAGCTCCAATGGTTGTCATTGGTACCCTAGCGCCGTAATGAAACTTGCTTACAAATAAGAAATCACCAACTAATAGCGATTTTTCTAAAGATGAAGAAGGAATTGTAAATGGCTGAATAAAATACGTATGTACAATAGTTGCTGCAACAATTGCAAATAGAATTGAGCTAACCCAATCTCCAGTTGCCGATTTTGGATGTAAACTACGTTCTCTAATATAAGTTACATCGGCAACATAATTAAGGTAATAGTTGTAAAAACCTAATGTAATAACAGCTAAAACAGTATCTAAAGTTGTGTTTTTTCCAAAACTACGAGCTGTTTCTACCCATACAACAGGAAACATAATCATGTTTACAATGGGAAGAAAAAGAAGAATAACCCACCAAACAGGGCGATTAATTATTTTCATTAAAACCACTCCATTATAAACAGGGATAAAGGCTTCCCAGGCTTGGCGGCCGGCTTTAATATATAATTTCCAAGTTCCTAATCCATGAATAACCTGAGTTATCAAAATGAATATAAACCACTGCATTAACGTCATAATCCTAATATTTTATTTATTGATGTAAGTAGCCAAACGGGGTTTTGCGTTACATTAATTTTGTTTTTTAACCAATGTTTAACACATCGTTCATTGTGAAAATCCCTGTTTTTCCAACAATCCATTCTGCAGCAATTACAGCGCCTAAGGCAAAACCTTGGCGATTGTGAGCTATATGCTCTATTGTTACAGTATCCACTTCGCTTTCGTAAGTAACAGAGTGTGTCCCTGGAACATCTCCAATTCGTTTTGCAACAATAGGAATGTTTTTTTCTACTTGTTCATCAAGTTTCCAACCTTCATATTTATCGCTATTAGATATAATATCTTTGGCTAAAGAAATAGCTGTGCCACTAGGCGCATCTAATTTTTTTGTATGATGAATTTCTTCCATAGAAACATTGTATTGTTCTAAAGCACGCATCATTTTAGCTAGTGTTTTATTTAATTCAAAAAAGATATTTACACCTAAGCTGAAGTTTGAGGCATAGATAAAAGCTCCCTTTTTTTCTTCGCATAGCGCCACAGCGTTATCATAATTAGCTAACCAACCCGTTGTACCCGAAATAACAGGGACATTGTTGTTTATGCAGTTTTGAATATTGTTGAAAGCCACATCTGGAATACTGAAATCTATGGCTACATCTGCTTTAGTGATATCGTAATCTTTGTCGTTTTTATCAACCTTTAAAACAATGTTATGGCCACGTTTAACAGCAATTTGTTCTATGGTCTGACCCATTCTCCCGTATCCGAGTAAAGCAATATTCATATTAAAATTTAAAATTTAAAGTTAATCCAAGGTTGCTAGTTGCGTCGACCTCATTGAATTGGTAGTGTGGTGCCAAAGATAAATTTTCATCTACGTTATACTGCAGTAAATGTGCATCTACATTGGCTTCTATTATATTTAAAGCATACAGACCAATAGTTACAAGAAGTGAAATTTCTTTGTTTTTTCGGTAGAATTCTTGTGCTGTTTCTAATCTATCTGTACTTACACGTGGTTCGTCTAGTTTTGTTCCAGAGGAATCGTAATAAAATTCATCAGTTTCAAATCCGGCTAAACGACTTTTATAGGCATCGCGATATCTCGTGTATTCATTACTGTTATTTATGTAAAAATAAACTCCCGTTCCTAATGCAGCATATACAATAGGGATTTTCCAATATTTTTTATTGTAAGCTTGTCCTAAACCTGGCAGAATGGCTGAGTAAAATGCTGCTTTTGCAGGTCTTAAAGGATCGTAAGCTTCTGTTATTTGTAGAACAGAGTCTATCACAAATTCTTTAGGCAGTTCTTTTGTTTTTTCCTTCGGAAGAGGATCTTCCTTTGGAGCTTTATCTTGAGCAAATAAAGAAACGCAGCATAGAAAAGTGCATAGACTTGTTATTAGAAATTTATTTTGAATCACCTTCTACTAATTTTTTAATACGGTTAAAATCTTCTTCGGAATGGAATGGAATTGTAATTTTTCCTTTTCCGTTCTTAGAGACTTTAACGTCTATTTTATGTCCAAAGTATTCCGAAAACGAGCTAATGCCTGTTTTAACAAAATTTGGCATGGCACTATTTGTTTCCTTTTTTACAGGTGTTTCTAATGTTTCGCCATTGTTGTAATTACGAACTAAAACTTCGGTGTCTCTAACCGATAATTTATTCGTCAAGATTTTTTCGTAAATATCTAATTGAATCGATTGATCTTCAACAGTAATTAAAGCACGGCCATGACCCATAGAAATAAAGCTGTCCCGCATGCCTGTTTGGATAATGGGGTCTAATTTTAGTAAACGTAAATAATTAGCAATAGTAGAACGTTTTTTTCCAACACGATCACTCATTTGCTCTTGAGTTAGATTTATTTCATCTATTAAGCGTTGGTATGAAAGTGCTATTTCAATAGGATCTAAATCCTGACGTTGAATGTTTTCAACCAAAGCCATTTCTAGCGATTCTTGGTCGTTCGCAATTCTTACGTAAGACGTAATGGTTTCTAAACCTAATAATTTAGTGGCTCTATATCGACGTTCACCAGAAACGAGTTGATATTTATTTAAGCCTAATTTTCTAACAGTTATAGGTTGGATAATGCCCAACTCTTTTATAGAAGAAGCTAATTCTCGTAAGCTTTCTTCGCTAAAATTACTTCGCGGTTGAAACGGGTTAACTTCTATAAAATCGATATCTAAATCAACAATATTTCCAATAACTTTATCTGCATTCTTGTCTTCAGCTGATTTTATATCGTTACTCGGGTCATTTAAAAGAGCCGATAAACCTCTTCCTAAAGCTTGTTTTTTTGTTGCCTTCGCCATAATTAAGCGTTTTTAGTAATAATTTCTCTAGCTAAACTCAGGTAATTTGTTGCTCCTTTGCTGCTTGCGTCATAATTAATAATGCTTTCTCCATAACTTGGAGCTTCACTTAAACGCACATTACGTTGAATAATGGTTTTAAAAACCATATCGTTAAAGTGTTTTTGTACTTCTTCAACTACTTGATTTGATAATCGTAAACGAGAATCGTACATCGTTAGTAGTAAACCTTCAATGTCTAATTCTGGGTTGTGTATTTTTTGAACACTTTTTATCGTGTTTAATAATTTCCCTAAACCTTCTAGCGCAAAATATTCACATTGAATTGGAATGAGAACCGAGTCGGCAGCTGTTAATGCATTTAAAGTTAATAGACCTAATGATGGTGCACAATCAATTAATATATAATCGTAATCGTCTTTAATTTCTTGTAACGATTTTTTTAACATGTATTCGCGTTCTTCCTTATCAACAAGTTCTATTTCAATAGCAACTAAGTCAATATGTGCCGGGATAATGTCTAGATTTGGTGTGTCTGTCTTGCGTATAGCTTCTCTTGCAGTGCTAGAATGTTCTAAAAGTTGGTAGGTTCCAATTTCTACACTATCTACATCTATACCAATTCCGGAACTGGCGTTTGCCTGAGGATCTGCATCTATAAGTAATACTTTTTTTTCTAATACGCCTAGTGATGCCGCAAGGTTTACTGACGTGGTGGTTTTTCCAACGCCTCCTTTTTGGTTAGCAACTGCAATGATTTTACCCATTAAATGATTTGGTTTTATTAGCTGTAAAAATACGATTATTTATTAGGAATAAAAATGTAGCATGTTATAATTAATTTATAAAAAAAAAGACAGCTTATTTGGCTGTCTTTCAATTATAAAATGATAGCTAATATTACTCAGCTTTTTTCTTTTTCTTGTTGTTTCCTTGGCCTTTTCCTTTTGCCATTCCTGCTTTAAATTCATCTAAAGTTAACGTACCATTGCTATCTGTATCAATTTTAGCAAAGCGTTTTTCTAAAACGGCTGCTTCCATTTCTTTCTTACGTTTTTTTGATTTAAACTCATCTAAGCTTATAAGTTTGTCCTCGTCGGTATCGTAAGAAGCAAACATTTTCTCTGGATCTGGCTTCTTTTTGTCTTGAGCATTAGTAATAGAAACAGCACATAATGCTACAATAACTAAACCGAATTTTAAATTTTTTGATGTCATTTATATTAGTTTTATAGTTAAACTTTATGTTTAGACACTTTTTTTAAAAATAGGTTTAATAGATGAAAAAATATTTTTATTTTTTTTTGAATTCAATTTCCTGATGGATTTATTTAGAGTTTAACTTGCTTAATCCTGCATAAGTAACAATACTTACGGCATTGGCTAAATTTAAACTCCGAACATGCTCGCTGTAAAGCGGTATTTTATAAAGTTGTTCAGAATAGGTTTCAATTACGGATTTTGGTAACCCAACCGATTCTTTTCCGAAGATTAAAAACAATTCATCTTCAAAAGGAATATCCCAATGATTTTTTTCGCCATGGCTGGAAAGAAAAGCCATTTTTTTATCTTTATTTATTTTGAAGAAGTCCTCAATGTTTTCGTAGTAGGTTATCGAAAGATGTTTCCAATAATCTAGTCCAGCACGTTTTAAGCGGGAATCGCTAATTTCAAAACCAAACGGTTTTACTAAGTGTAAATGCGAACCTGAACCTAGCGCTAAACGACCAATGTTTCCTGTGTTATTCGGTATTTCTGGTTCTATTAAAACAATGTTTAAAGGCATAATTATAGTAAATAAAAAACCTATTCTACTAATAGAATAGGTTTTGTTAATATGTATTAAGTTGAAATATTATGCCTCAACTTGAGGTTTACCTATTTCTTCTATTTCTACAGCGTTTTCGGCTTTTGGATCTTCACCATATTGGTTAGAACCTTTATCTCCTTCTGTAACAGCAAGTATAAAGCTATAAATAGGAATTAAAAGATACCAACCACTTTTGCCAACGTCATGCATTCTTCGAACTGATACAGCAATTGAAGGGATTAAGACTCCAAAAGCATATGCAGCATAAATAATCATAAATGCTGAAGATTCGGTTACGGCTACAAGAGCTCCAGAAATAAAGGCTAACGCATAAATGAAAATCATATTCAATAAAAAGAACATCCAATATTCCTTTCGTCTCGCTCGTCCTGAAAAATTTGCGTAATTGTCTCGTACTACTTTTAAATACCATTTCATAGATAAAGTGTTTTAATTTGGGGTTATAATGAGCCAAATATAAAATTTTTTTATCATTATTGGGTATTTTATTCTATAATAGACGTTAGTTTTATGAAACTGATATTAAAATTAATCTTCTTTTTTAGTTTTTACTTTAACAATTACAGGTTTCATTATAATTCGCAAAGTACTATCGTTGTTAAAATAACTAATCATCCAATTCATGAAAATAAGGAGCTTGTTTTTTATACTTAAAATAAGCATTAAGTGGATAAACATCCATGTAAACCAAGCCAAACGTCCTTGAAAACTGAATTTAGGCAAATCTACCACAGCCTTCCGTTTTCCAATAGTTGCCATGGAGCCTTTATCTATGTATTCATAATCTTTTACAGGTTTGTTTTTAATTATTTTCTTCAAGTTTTCGGCTAAAAGTGAAGCTTGTTGCAAGGCTACACTAGCAACTTGTGCATGCCCTTTAGGGTGTTTTGGTGTTTCCATATACGAAATGTCACCTAAAGCATAAACATGTTTTAAACCCACTACCTCATTTTGCCGATTAACAATAAGGCGGTTACCACGCGTTATGCAGCTTTCAGGGAAACCTTTAATAACGTTTCCTGTTACACCGGCTGCCCAAATTACGTTTTTCGAGTTTATTTTTTCACCCGTATTTAATGTTACAATAGTACCGTCGTAATCTTTTACAAAGGTATTTGTAACTACAGAAACACCTAATTCTTCCAAGTATTTTTGCGACATTTTTTGTGAGCCTTTACTCATTGGGCTTAGTGTATGTGGACTGCCTTCTAGTAAATAGATGGTAAGTTTCGAGAAATCCTTATCGGGATAATCTTTAGGTAAAATGTTTTCTTTCATCTCGGCCAAAGCACCTGCTAATTCTACTCCAGTTGGGCCGCCACCAACAATTACAAAATTTAATAAAGTTTGTAATTTGTCTGGATCTGTAGTGTTTAAAGCATTTTCAAAAGTTTGTAAAATTCTATTTCTAAGCTGTATCGCTTCAGGAATAGTTTTCATGGGGTAAGCAAAATCTTGTAGATTCTTATTGCCAAAATAGTTTGTGGTACAACCAATAGCAATTACTAAATGGTTGTAATCAAAGTTTCCGATAGGTGTAGCAACAAATTGTTTGTCGAAATTAATTTCAGAAACTTCGGTAATTCTTATTTTAACGTTTTTAGCCTTTTGAAAAACTTTTCGCAACGGAAAAGAAATACTAGCGGGCTCCAGACGTGCAGTTGCCACCTGATACATTAATGGCTGAAATTGGTGGTAATTTTGTTTATCAATTAAATAAACCTCGTAGTTTGGATGGTTAATCAAGTCTTGAGCAAGACGTAATCCAGCAAAACCGGCACCAACAATTACAACTTTTTCTGTTTTCATATTATCTTATTTTTAGGCAAGAATAAATTTTTATTAATTTATAATATTAGCACGTGCTTATCTAGTTGTTTGGTTAGAACTTAGTTTGTTTTTGTTTGAAATATTTTTATAATAACAATGCGTAATAAAAGTACAAAAGGAAAACCATGTAACAAAACATCAAACCAGTCCTTAAATTGCATTCCAGTTGCTCCACCAGATATCCATTTAAGTTTGCCGATAATATGAGGTTCTGGAAAAAAGGGGGCCAAACCTAGCGTTAAGCAAAGTAAGCAAATAAGTTTCCAGTCGTTAAGCAGTTTCA from Algibacter sp. L1A34 includes these protein-coding regions:
- a CDS encoding tetratricopeptide repeat protein codes for the protein MDSPNLERGIQLFEIGRYQDAIPYFQTALTEDVNNSNAKYFLAQSFFLTKDLDKALILALDLRSEIPNWSNVYFLLSQIYLHQDKIKEAEENIDKSIELEPHDEHAFGQKAYIQITKKNFEAALNFANEGLRINPKSNFCLNARTTALTKLNRKEEAKSTIENLLEDDPEDAHSHANVGWSYLEHNDTKKALTHFKEALSLNPNLDYARSGMVTAIKSKNKVYKLYLRYSFWMNKQSGKNQWIFIIGIYIAYKLSAKLISVSGYTFLLIPLIIAYLLFALGSWIMEPLSNMLLILDKYGKYLLDKNEKLSGQIFFGLLVGALIMFLCNVFTKNDYFTMLSLTCLAAVLPLTRGVLANTEKSKIINLIYGGIMLAAAVVMSLIGSSIASIGITVGVMFIAYTWLSNFFTK
- a CDS encoding ATP-binding protein, whose product is MDNTLLESLLKALEFSPENIELRFQIAKLYSDGLNYEEAEKHLLFILDKQPTDAHKFLLAECYYKQKKYNLTEVILEELIENNEAPNYLELQCFCYIDQNQTEDALATYQRILEIDKTFRNEEFENLFRVPVQDFDDDFFDEDGISFLKKPDINFDNVGGMEKVKEEIDLKIIKPLLHKDLYKAYGKKIGGGILLYGPPGCGKTHIARATAGQINANFINIGINDILDMWLGSSERNLHEIFETARANTPCVIFIDEIDALGANRNDVNKTAGRTVINQFLSELDGIDSDNEGILVLGATNAPWYIDPAFRRPGRFDRIIFVAPPDEAARESIFKIELKDKPTENIKLQDLAKKSKEFSGADIKASIDIAIEQKLVESFKDGIPKPLTTKDILKAFGKMKASTREWFNSAKNYALYSNDSGLYDDILVYLKMKK
- the lepB gene encoding signal peptidase I is translated as MTLMQWFIFILITQVIHGLGTWKLYIKAGRQAWEAFIPVYNGVVLMKIINRPVWWVILLFLPIVNMIMFPVVWVETARSFGKNTTLDTVLAVITLGFYNYYLNYVADVTYIRERSLHPKSATGDWVSSILFAIVAATIVHTYFIQPFTIPSSSLEKSLLVGDFLFVSKFHYGARVPMTTIGAPMVHDTIPGLKKKSYLFNDRFEERKTSLINKLQLPYLRFPGFENIERNDIVVFNQPADTLLDMNDFTPDRNYYKPIDKKTNLVKRCVGIAGDSLEVRDGYVYINGKKNELPDRAHLQFSYLVQPKTNQFNPAYLKERYDITDGFGIINDKNTYYFSAISDEALSQFKNHPNVASITPNKAVKGVPDANIFPQDPNYDWNVDFFGPLYIPEEGKTIDINLDVLPLYKRVISEYEGNDVKVKGNQILINGEVAKTYTFKQNYYWMMGDNRHNSIDARRWGFVPFDHVVGKPVFIWMSWDGSSPRWERFFTTVSGSGKATSFFIPFLILLAGYFGFTKWKKRKADNS
- the dapB gene encoding 4-hydroxy-tetrahydrodipicolinate reductase, whose protein sequence is MNIALLGYGRMGQTIEQIAVKRGHNIVLKVDKNDKDYDITKADVAIDFSIPDVAFNNIQNCINNNVPVISGTTGWLANYDNAVALCEEKKGAFIYASNFSLGVNIFFELNKTLAKMMRALEQYNVSMEEIHHTKKLDAPSGTAISLAKDIISNSDKYEGWKLDEQVEKNIPIVAKRIGDVPGTHSVTYESEVDTVTIEHIAHNRQGFALGAVIAAEWIVGKTGIFTMNDVLNIG
- a CDS encoding DUF5683 domain-containing protein; its protein translation is MQNKFLITSLCTFLCCVSLFAQDKAPKEDPLPKEKTKELPKEFVIDSVLQITEAYDPLRPAKAAFYSAILPGLGQAYNKKYWKIPIVYAALGTGVYFYINNSNEYTRYRDAYKSRLAGFETDEFYYDSSGTKLDEPRVSTDRLETAQEFYRKNKEISLLVTIGLYALNIIEANVDAHLLQYNVDENLSLAPHYQFNEVDATSNLGLTLNFKF
- a CDS encoding ParB/RepB/Spo0J family partition protein, translating into MAKATKKQALGRGLSALLNDPSNDIKSAEDKNADKVIGNIVDLDIDFIEVNPFQPRSNFSEESLRELASSIKELGIIQPITVRKLGLNKYQLVSGERRYRATKLLGLETITSYVRIANDQESLEMALVENIQRQDLDPIEIALSYQRLIDEINLTQEQMSDRVGKKRSTIANYLRLLKLDPIIQTGMRDSFISMGHGRALITVEDQSIQLDIYEKILTNKLSVRDTEVLVRNYNNGETLETPVKKETNSAMPNFVKTGISSFSEYFGHKIDVKVSKNGKGKITIPFHSEEDFNRIKKLVEGDSK
- a CDS encoding ParA family protein, encoding MGKIIAVANQKGGVGKTTTSVNLAASLGVLEKKVLLIDADPQANASSGIGIDVDSVEIGTYQLLEHSSTAREAIRKTDTPNLDIIPAHIDLVAIEIELVDKEEREYMLKKSLQEIKDDYDYILIDCAPSLGLLTLNALTAADSVLIPIQCEYFALEGLGKLLNTIKSVQKIHNPELDIEGLLLTMYDSRLRLSNQVVEEVQKHFNDMVFKTIIQRNVRLSEAPSYGESIINYDASSKGATNYLSLAREIITKNA
- a CDS encoding EF-hand domain-containing protein, producing the protein MTSKNLKFGLVIVALCAVSITNAQDKKKPDPEKMFASYDTDEDKLISLDEFKSKKRKKEMEAAVLEKRFAKIDTDSNGTLTLDEFKAGMAKGKGQGNNKKKKKAE
- a CDS encoding tRNA (cytidine(34)-2'-O)-methyltransferase — translated: MPLNIVLIEPEIPNNTGNIGRLALGSGSHLHLVKPFGFEISDSRLKRAGLDYWKHLSITYYENIEDFFKINKDKKMAFLSSHGEKNHWDIPFEDELFLIFGKESVGLPKSVIETYSEQLYKIPLYSEHVRSLNLANAVSIVTYAGLSKLNSK
- a CDS encoding DUF805 domain-containing protein, producing the protein MKWYLKVVRDNYANFSGRARRKEYWMFFLLNMIFIYALAFISGALVAVTESSAFMIIYAAYAFGVLIPSIAVSVRRMHDVGKSGWYLLIPIYSFILAVTEGDKGSNQYGEDPKAENAVEIEEIGKPQVEA
- a CDS encoding NAD(P)/FAD-dependent oxidoreductase, whose amino-acid sequence is MKTEKVVIVGAGFAGLRLAQDLINHPNYEVYLIDKQNYHQFQPLMYQVATARLEPASISFPLRKVFQKAKNVKIRITEVSEINFDKQFVATPIGNFDYNHLVIAIGCTTNYFGNKNLQDFAYPMKTIPEAIQLRNRILQTFENALNTTDPDKLQTLLNFVIVGGGPTGVELAGALAEMKENILPKDYPDKDFSKLTIYLLEGSPHTLSPMSKGSQKMSQKYLEELGVSVVTNTFVKDYDGTIVTLNTGEKINSKNVIWAAGVTGNVIKGFPESCITRGNRLIVNRQNEVVGLKHVYALGDISYMETPKHPKGHAQVASVALQQASLLAENLKKIIKNKPVKDYEYIDKGSMATIGKRKAVVDLPKFSFQGRLAWFTWMFIHLMLILSIKNKLLIFMNWMISYFNNDSTLRIIMKPVIVKVKTKKED